The following are encoded in a window of Perca fluviatilis chromosome 21, GENO_Pfluv_1.0, whole genome shotgun sequence genomic DNA:
- the tepsin gene encoding AP-4 complex accessory subunit Tepsin isoform X2, with amino-acid sequence MATFMERLAFLQKVPTLMKATADDENPCPGYLFQEIGKISHESSGCGQCLLEYLLERLQVESCHVKLKVLKIFVHLCGHGSNHFLTELRRNSTFLQQASVYSGPPDPIHGTALYQKVRHTAQEVARLLFTDTISPKGGISPLNLAPPTVGMGSATSHRSGMQGFGYSPGKQGAGSDSLLDKIQKAAEVMASAVLPPTEHQGIRLHDNHYRAVVAPSAPIEVAVPACAYNLPARTPEALTQRCPGQVGGGWEETDSGNSSSHNSSQDTTTNSRASVGSKSAGTGSHSGASRESSGDLSERVEALQLGDCGQEMALISRLTEGSRVFLSREESQHFIKECSILNCEVVVELLSSKLQDPSNTVKMRALCAESCLMTSDLLSLEQMFGATHRRLRQLSDGAPGPVANKATKILRQFKALMGGSVHAPRQDTANSSHQATTNQLPTSTYSDPLPPTYSADNTNHNHYQPDIPPNYPSSPCGLPLAQRDSSGELMNDGHEGILSPNPCELPQNRAEPVETAAFKFAAEESELNADGSSSPPAEPQGEQPCPTRLSLFSGMELVTKGKPLCKRETSQTETATMDCSLRENLAVRNRIGISETSDGAPLICNSVACDSSQPVSAFSFLNF; translated from the exons ATGGCAACATTTATGGAACGACTAGCTTTTCTTCAGAAA GTCCCGACTCTGATGAAGGctacagcagatgatgaaaacCCCTGTCCTGGCTACCTTTTCCAAGAGATTGGAA AAATCTCCCATGAGTCTTCAGGTTGCGGTCAGTGTTTGTTGGAGTACCTTCTGGAGAGGCTGCAGGTGGAGTCCTGTCATGTCAAACTTAAG GTGCTGAAGATCTTTGTCCATCTTTGCGGTCATGGCTCAAACCATTTCCTCACAGAACTCCGTAGGAACTCCACCTTCCTCCAGCAAGCATCAG TTTACAGCGGCCCTCCTGATCCTATCCATGGCACAGCGCTGTACCAGAAAGTGAGACATACAGCACAG gAAGTGGCCAGGTTGCTTTTCACAGATACAATTTCGCCCAAAGGTGGCATCTCCCCACTCAACCTAGCCCCCCCAACAGTGG GTATGGGCTCAGCAACTTCCCACAGGTCAGGAATGCAGGGCTTTGGATACAGTCCAGGGAAGCAGGGAGCAG GCAGTGACTCACTCCTGGATAAGATCCAGAAAGCTGCAGAGGTAATGGCCAGTGCTGTCCTTCCCCCCACTGAACACCAGGGCATCCGTCTCCATGACAACCATTACCGGGCCGTAGTTGCGCCGTCCGCTCCCATAGAGGTGGCGGTGCCTGCGTGTGCCTATAACCTGCCTGCTCGCACACCAGAAG CATTGACCCAGCGGTGCCCAGGGCAGGTAGGAGGCGGCTGGGAAGAGACCGACAGCGGCAACAGCTCCTCTCACAACTCTTCTCAGGACACCACAACTAACAGCAGGGCCTCTGTGGGCAGCAAGTCAGCTGGTACCGGGAGTCATTCGGGAGCCAGTAGAGAGAGCAGTGGGGACCTATCGGAACG GGTGGAAGCTTTGCAGTTGGGGGACTGTGGCCAGGAGATGGCGCTTATCAGCAGGCTGACTGAAGGATCCAGAGTTTTCCTGTCCAGAGAGGAGAGCCAGCACTTCATTAAAGA GTGCTCTATTCTCAACTGCGAGGTCGTGGTGGAGTTGCTCTCAAGCAAGCTTCAGGATCCCTCAAACACTGTTAAGATG CGGGCACTATGTGCTGAGTCATGCCtcatgacctctgacctcctctCTCTGGAACAAATGTTTGGAGCTACGCATCGAAGGCTCCGCCAGCTGAGCGACGGGGCTCCAGGACCTGTGGCCAACAAAGCCACCAAg ATCCTGCGACAGTTTAAGGCTCTGATGGGTGGATCTGTTCACGCTCCGAGGCAGGATACAGCCAACAGCAGCCATCAGGCAACAACTAATCAGCTTCCCACATCGACATACTCCGACCCTTTACCACCAACCTACTCTGCTGACAACACCAACCACAACCATTATCAGCCTGACATCCCACCAAATTACCCATCTTCCCCCTGTGGTCTGCCCTTGGCCCAAAGAGACTCTTCAGGGGAGCTGATGAATGATGGCCATGAGGGGATACTTTCTCCTAATCCGTGTGAGTTACCGCAAAACCGGGCGGAGCCAGTCGAGACTGCCGCGTTTAAATTTGCTGCTGAAGAATCCGAGCTTAACGCAGACGGGAGCTCTTCCCCTCCAGCTGAGCCCCAGGGTGAGCAGCCGTGTCCCACCAGACTGTCCCTGTTCAGCGGTATGGAGCTGGTGACTAAGGGGAAGCCCCTGTGTAAAAGAGAGACGTCCCAGACAGAGACGGCCACGATGGACTGCAGCTTAAGGGAGAATCTAGCTGTGCGTAACCGTATCGGCATCAGCGAAACCAGCGACGGCGCTCCTTTAATTTGCAATTCAGTTGCATGTGATAGCAGCCAACCTGTATCTGCCTTCTCATTTCTCAACTTTTGA
- the tepsin gene encoding AP-4 complex accessory subunit Tepsin isoform X3, with amino-acid sequence MATFMERLAFLQKVPTLMKATADDENPCPGYLFQEIGKISHESSGCGQCLLEYLLERLQVESCHVKLKVLKIFVHLCGHGSNHFLTELRRNSTFLQQASVYSGPPDPIHGTALYQKVRHTAQEVARLLFTDTISPKGGISPLNLAPPTVGMGSATSHRSGMQGFGYSPGKQGAAGSDSLLDKIQKAAEVMASAVLPPTEHQGIRLHDNHYRAVVAPSAPIEVAVPACAYNLPARTPEALTQRCPGQVGGGWEETDSGNSSSHNSSQDTTTNSRASVGSKSAGTGSHSGASRESSGDLSERVEALQLGDCGQEMALISRLTEGSRVFLSREESQHFIKECSILNCEVVVELLSSKLQDPSNTRALCAESCLMTSDLLSLEQMFGATHRRLRQLSDGAPGPVANKATKILRQFKALMGGSVHAPRQDTANSSHQATTNQLPTSTYSDPLPPTYSADNTNHNHYQPDIPPNYPSSPCGLPLAQRDSSGELMNDGHEGILSPNPCELPQNRAEPVETAAFKFAAEESELNADGSSSPPAEPQGEQPCPTRLSLFSGMELVTKGKPLCKRETSQTETATMDCSLRENLAVRNRIGISETSDGAPLICNSVACDSSQPVSAFSFLNF; translated from the exons ATGGCAACATTTATGGAACGACTAGCTTTTCTTCAGAAA GTCCCGACTCTGATGAAGGctacagcagatgatgaaaacCCCTGTCCTGGCTACCTTTTCCAAGAGATTGGAA AAATCTCCCATGAGTCTTCAGGTTGCGGTCAGTGTTTGTTGGAGTACCTTCTGGAGAGGCTGCAGGTGGAGTCCTGTCATGTCAAACTTAAG GTGCTGAAGATCTTTGTCCATCTTTGCGGTCATGGCTCAAACCATTTCCTCACAGAACTCCGTAGGAACTCCACCTTCCTCCAGCAAGCATCAG TTTACAGCGGCCCTCCTGATCCTATCCATGGCACAGCGCTGTACCAGAAAGTGAGACATACAGCACAG gAAGTGGCCAGGTTGCTTTTCACAGATACAATTTCGCCCAAAGGTGGCATCTCCCCACTCAACCTAGCCCCCCCAACAGTGG GTATGGGCTCAGCAACTTCCCACAGGTCAGGAATGCAGGGCTTTGGATACAGTCCAGGGAAGCAGGGAGCAG CAGGCAGTGACTCACTCCTGGATAAGATCCAGAAAGCTGCAGAGGTAATGGCCAGTGCTGTCCTTCCCCCCACTGAACACCAGGGCATCCGTCTCCATGACAACCATTACCGGGCCGTAGTTGCGCCGTCCGCTCCCATAGAGGTGGCGGTGCCTGCGTGTGCCTATAACCTGCCTGCTCGCACACCAGAAG CATTGACCCAGCGGTGCCCAGGGCAGGTAGGAGGCGGCTGGGAAGAGACCGACAGCGGCAACAGCTCCTCTCACAACTCTTCTCAGGACACCACAACTAACAGCAGGGCCTCTGTGGGCAGCAAGTCAGCTGGTACCGGGAGTCATTCGGGAGCCAGTAGAGAGAGCAGTGGGGACCTATCGGAACG GGTGGAAGCTTTGCAGTTGGGGGACTGTGGCCAGGAGATGGCGCTTATCAGCAGGCTGACTGAAGGATCCAGAGTTTTCCTGTCCAGAGAGGAGAGCCAGCACTTCATTAAAGA GTGCTCTATTCTCAACTGCGAGGTCGTGGTGGAGTTGCTCTCAAGCAAGCTTCAGGATCCCTCAAACACT CGGGCACTATGTGCTGAGTCATGCCtcatgacctctgacctcctctCTCTGGAACAAATGTTTGGAGCTACGCATCGAAGGCTCCGCCAGCTGAGCGACGGGGCTCCAGGACCTGTGGCCAACAAAGCCACCAAg ATCCTGCGACAGTTTAAGGCTCTGATGGGTGGATCTGTTCACGCTCCGAGGCAGGATACAGCCAACAGCAGCCATCAGGCAACAACTAATCAGCTTCCCACATCGACATACTCCGACCCTTTACCACCAACCTACTCTGCTGACAACACCAACCACAACCATTATCAGCCTGACATCCCACCAAATTACCCATCTTCCCCCTGTGGTCTGCCCTTGGCCCAAAGAGACTCTTCAGGGGAGCTGATGAATGATGGCCATGAGGGGATACTTTCTCCTAATCCGTGTGAGTTACCGCAAAACCGGGCGGAGCCAGTCGAGACTGCCGCGTTTAAATTTGCTGCTGAAGAATCCGAGCTTAACGCAGACGGGAGCTCTTCCCCTCCAGCTGAGCCCCAGGGTGAGCAGCCGTGTCCCACCAGACTGTCCCTGTTCAGCGGTATGGAGCTGGTGACTAAGGGGAAGCCCCTGTGTAAAAGAGAGACGTCCCAGACAGAGACGGCCACGATGGACTGCAGCTTAAGGGAGAATCTAGCTGTGCGTAACCGTATCGGCATCAGCGAAACCAGCGACGGCGCTCCTTTAATTTGCAATTCAGTTGCATGTGATAGCAGCCAACCTGTATCTGCCTTCTCATTTCTCAACTTTTGA
- the tepsin gene encoding AP-4 complex accessory subunit Tepsin isoform X1, which translates to MATFMERLAFLQKVPTLMKATADDENPCPGYLFQEIGKISHESSGCGQCLLEYLLERLQVESCHVKLKVLKIFVHLCGHGSNHFLTELRRNSTFLQQASVYSGPPDPIHGTALYQKVRHTAQEVARLLFTDTISPKGGISPLNLAPPTVGMGSATSHRSGMQGFGYSPGKQGAAGSDSLLDKIQKAAEVMASAVLPPTEHQGIRLHDNHYRAVVAPSAPIEVAVPACAYNLPARTPEALTQRCPGQVGGGWEETDSGNSSSHNSSQDTTTNSRASVGSKSAGTGSHSGASRESSGDLSERVEALQLGDCGQEMALISRLTEGSRVFLSREESQHFIKECSILNCEVVVELLSSKLQDPSNTVKMRALCAESCLMTSDLLSLEQMFGATHRRLRQLSDGAPGPVANKATKILRQFKALMGGSVHAPRQDTANSSHQATTNQLPTSTYSDPLPPTYSADNTNHNHYQPDIPPNYPSSPCGLPLAQRDSSGELMNDGHEGILSPNPCELPQNRAEPVETAAFKFAAEESELNADGSSSPPAEPQGEQPCPTRLSLFSGMELVTKGKPLCKRETSQTETATMDCSLRENLAVRNRIGISETSDGAPLICNSVACDSSQPVSAFSFLNF; encoded by the exons ATGGCAACATTTATGGAACGACTAGCTTTTCTTCAGAAA GTCCCGACTCTGATGAAGGctacagcagatgatgaaaacCCCTGTCCTGGCTACCTTTTCCAAGAGATTGGAA AAATCTCCCATGAGTCTTCAGGTTGCGGTCAGTGTTTGTTGGAGTACCTTCTGGAGAGGCTGCAGGTGGAGTCCTGTCATGTCAAACTTAAG GTGCTGAAGATCTTTGTCCATCTTTGCGGTCATGGCTCAAACCATTTCCTCACAGAACTCCGTAGGAACTCCACCTTCCTCCAGCAAGCATCAG TTTACAGCGGCCCTCCTGATCCTATCCATGGCACAGCGCTGTACCAGAAAGTGAGACATACAGCACAG gAAGTGGCCAGGTTGCTTTTCACAGATACAATTTCGCCCAAAGGTGGCATCTCCCCACTCAACCTAGCCCCCCCAACAGTGG GTATGGGCTCAGCAACTTCCCACAGGTCAGGAATGCAGGGCTTTGGATACAGTCCAGGGAAGCAGGGAGCAG CAGGCAGTGACTCACTCCTGGATAAGATCCAGAAAGCTGCAGAGGTAATGGCCAGTGCTGTCCTTCCCCCCACTGAACACCAGGGCATCCGTCTCCATGACAACCATTACCGGGCCGTAGTTGCGCCGTCCGCTCCCATAGAGGTGGCGGTGCCTGCGTGTGCCTATAACCTGCCTGCTCGCACACCAGAAG CATTGACCCAGCGGTGCCCAGGGCAGGTAGGAGGCGGCTGGGAAGAGACCGACAGCGGCAACAGCTCCTCTCACAACTCTTCTCAGGACACCACAACTAACAGCAGGGCCTCTGTGGGCAGCAAGTCAGCTGGTACCGGGAGTCATTCGGGAGCCAGTAGAGAGAGCAGTGGGGACCTATCGGAACG GGTGGAAGCTTTGCAGTTGGGGGACTGTGGCCAGGAGATGGCGCTTATCAGCAGGCTGACTGAAGGATCCAGAGTTTTCCTGTCCAGAGAGGAGAGCCAGCACTTCATTAAAGA GTGCTCTATTCTCAACTGCGAGGTCGTGGTGGAGTTGCTCTCAAGCAAGCTTCAGGATCCCTCAAACACTGTTAAGATG CGGGCACTATGTGCTGAGTCATGCCtcatgacctctgacctcctctCTCTGGAACAAATGTTTGGAGCTACGCATCGAAGGCTCCGCCAGCTGAGCGACGGGGCTCCAGGACCTGTGGCCAACAAAGCCACCAAg ATCCTGCGACAGTTTAAGGCTCTGATGGGTGGATCTGTTCACGCTCCGAGGCAGGATACAGCCAACAGCAGCCATCAGGCAACAACTAATCAGCTTCCCACATCGACATACTCCGACCCTTTACCACCAACCTACTCTGCTGACAACACCAACCACAACCATTATCAGCCTGACATCCCACCAAATTACCCATCTTCCCCCTGTGGTCTGCCCTTGGCCCAAAGAGACTCTTCAGGGGAGCTGATGAATGATGGCCATGAGGGGATACTTTCTCCTAATCCGTGTGAGTTACCGCAAAACCGGGCGGAGCCAGTCGAGACTGCCGCGTTTAAATTTGCTGCTGAAGAATCCGAGCTTAACGCAGACGGGAGCTCTTCCCCTCCAGCTGAGCCCCAGGGTGAGCAGCCGTGTCCCACCAGACTGTCCCTGTTCAGCGGTATGGAGCTGGTGACTAAGGGGAAGCCCCTGTGTAAAAGAGAGACGTCCCAGACAGAGACGGCCACGATGGACTGCAGCTTAAGGGAGAATCTAGCTGTGCGTAACCGTATCGGCATCAGCGAAACCAGCGACGGCGCTCCTTTAATTTGCAATTCAGTTGCATGTGATAGCAGCCAACCTGTATCTGCCTTCTCATTTCTCAACTTTTGA
- the ndufaf8 gene encoding NADH dehydrogenase [ubiquinone] 1 alpha subcomplex assembly factor 8: protein MSGSNAWTRSRERMRLFPELFAQCAGEAATYGRCVAATTTGRQELRKDMCAKEFEALKTCFTNAAKRKAK, encoded by the exons ATGTCTGGGTCGAATGCCTGGACTCGCAGTCGAGAGAGAATGAGACTTTTCCCCGAACTTTTTGCACAGTGCGCAGGAGAG GCAGCGACGTATGGGAGGTGTGTGGCTGCGACCACGACAGGCAGACAGGAGCTAAGGAAGGACATGTGTGCCAAGGAATTTGAAGCACTGAAGACCTGCTTCACAAATGCA gcCAAGAGAAAAGCCAAATGA